A region of Chiloscyllium plagiosum isolate BGI_BamShark_2017 chromosome 37, ASM401019v2, whole genome shotgun sequence DNA encodes the following proteins:
- the LOC122541628 gene encoding zinc finger protein 271-like isoform X1 — MHVLYLYSGEMSFKCEMCNKCFAESLGLVTHWRIHTGKKPFTCEVCDKSFMKSANLKTHQRIHTGEKPFTCGVCDKSFSDSLAFCRHKHIHTGEKPVRCEVCNKSFSDSSSLSAHKRIHKGEYPFRCEVCEMAFTWSSDLLRHRRIHTGEKPFKCEECDQDFTRSSTLVEHRRIHTGEKPFECEVCNKGFARSLDLLKHHRTHTGDKPFRCMVCDKSFRRSSDRWQHQHIHTREKPFKCELCDKSFSHSSKLLLHQRIHTKE; from the coding sequence ATGCATGTCTTGTACCTTTACAGTGGTGAGATGTCATTTAAGTGTGAGATGTGTAACAAGTGCTTTGCAGAATCATTAGGCCTGGTGACACACTGGCGCATTCACACGGGgaagaaaccattcacatgtgaggtgtgtgacaagTCATTCATGAAGTCTGCAAACCTCAAAacacaccaacgcattcacacaggggagaaaccattcacttgTGGAGTGTGTGATAAATCATTCTCAGACTCATTGGCCTTTTGCAGacacaaacacattcacacaggggagaaaccagtCAGGTGTGAGGTGTGCAACAAGTCATTCTCTGACTCATCGTCCCTCAGTGCACACAAACGAATTCATAAAGGAGAGTACCCCTTCAGGTGCGAAGTTTGTGAGATGGCTTTCACCTGGTCCTCAGATCTCCTGAGGCATCGACGTATCCAtactggagagaaaccattcaagtgtgAAGAATGTGACCAAGATTTCACACGGTCATCAACACTTGTGGAACATCGGCGCATTCACACTGGGGAAAAACCGTTTGAATGTGAGGTGTGTAACAAGGGTTTTGCAAGATCATTAGACCTTTTAAAACACCATCGCACTCACACTGGCGATAAACCATTCAGGTGCATGGTGTGCGACAAATCCTTTAGGCGGTCATCAGACCGCTGGCAACACCAACACATTCATACAAGGGAGAAGCCATTCAAATGTGAactgtgtgacaaatcattctcacatTCATCGAAACTCCTGCTTCATCAAAGGATCCACACAAAGGAGTAA
- the LOC122541628 gene encoding zinc finger protein 271-like isoform X2 has product MHVLYLYSGEMSFKCEMCNKCFAESLGLVTHWRIHTGKKPFTCEVCDKSFMKSANLKTHQRIHTGEKPVRCEVCNKSFSDSSSLSAHKRIHKGEYPFRCEVCEMAFTWSSDLLRHRRIHTGEKPFKCEECDQDFTRSSTLVEHRRIHTGEKPFECEVCNKGFARSLDLLKHHRTHTGDKPFRCMVCDKSFRRSSDRWQHQHIHTREKPFKCELCDKSFSHSSKLLLHQRIHTKE; this is encoded by the exons ATGCATGTCTTGTACCTTTACAGTGGTGAGATGTCATTTAAGTGTGAGATGTGTAACAAGTGCTTTGCAGAATCATTAGGCCTGGTGACACACTGGCGCATTCACACGGGgaagaaaccattcacatgtgaggtgtgtgacaagTCATTCATGAAGTCTGCAAACCTCAAAacacaccaacgc attcacacaggggagaaaccagtCAGGTGTGAGGTGTGCAACAAGTCATTCTCTGACTCATCGTCCCTCAGTGCACACAAACGAATTCATAAAGGAGAGTACCCCTTCAGGTGCGAAGTTTGTGAGATGGCTTTCACCTGGTCCTCAGATCTCCTGAGGCATCGACGTATCCAtactggagagaaaccattcaagtgtgAAGAATGTGACCAAGATTTCACACGGTCATCAACACTTGTGGAACATCGGCGCATTCACACTGGGGAAAAACCGTTTGAATGTGAGGTGTGTAACAAGGGTTTTGCAAGATCATTAGACCTTTTAAAACACCATCGCACTCACACTGGCGATAAACCATTCAGGTGCATGGTGTGCGACAAATCCTTTAGGCGGTCATCAGACCGCTGGCAACACCAACACATTCATACAAGGGAGAAGCCATTCAAATGTGAactgtgtgacaaatcattctcacatTCATCGAAACTCCTGCTTCATCAAAGGATCCACACAAAGGAGTAA